The following are from one region of the Mesorhizobium shangrilense genome:
- a CDS encoding TetR/AcrR family transcriptional regulator: MGERRRGADLEQALLEAAWLELIEHGYAGLTIERVAEKAGTSRPVISRRWDGKAPLAIAAIRHQMAKHPLEVPDRGNVRTELLEFLERASERAAGIAAAFTLFMSEYLSETSSSPEALHLAIIRGEAESLSVILKRGVERGEVDQKKLIPPVSSLLGDLFRHHAIMNFSAPPPALRKAWVDSVILPLIRAG, translated from the coding sequence ATGGGTGAACGACGCCGAGGAGCGGATCTGGAACAAGCGCTGCTGGAGGCGGCATGGCTTGAACTGATCGAGCATGGCTATGCCGGATTGACCATCGAGCGCGTGGCGGAAAAGGCCGGGACAAGCCGTCCGGTTATTTCCCGCCGCTGGGACGGAAAAGCCCCGCTCGCGATCGCCGCGATTCGTCATCAGATGGCGAAGCATCCGTTGGAGGTCCCGGACCGGGGAAACGTGCGGACGGAACTTCTGGAGTTTCTCGAGCGAGCGTCGGAGCGCGCCGCCGGAATTGCGGCCGCGTTCACATTGTTCATGAGCGAATATTTGTCTGAAACCTCGTCTAGTCCCGAGGCGCTGCATCTCGCCATCATCCGAGGCGAAGCGGAATCGCTTTCGGTGATCCTGAAGCGCGGTGTGGAACGTGGGGAGGTTGATCAGAAAAAACTGATCCCGCCCGTGAGCTCTCTGCTCGGCGATCTCTTCCGGCACCATGCCATCATGAACTTCTCGGCACCACCACCCGCGTTGCGGAAGGCCTGGGTCGACTCCGTGATCCTGCCGCTTATCAGAGCCGGATAG